Proteins found in one Kangiella sediminilitoris genomic segment:
- a CDS encoding chemotaxis protein CheB, which translates to MSTLLVLLGGSTGGPAAVKEFIDALPERPLPVCFVLANHISHEFLPNLQNMLDDHPHVSAEIIDGNKTIMPGKLYIAPIEHRICFNPEGRIYVVDEPWRAPYAPNINQMFESALDMEKFEKLAIIFSGMDDDGSASAELLDSKEVEIWCQTLESCVQASMPLSMMRTGKVIYKDNPKGLATQLADYLDSRNSVDQYA; encoded by the coding sequence ATGAGTACATTGTTAGTTCTTCTTGGCGGTTCAACTGGTGGGCCTGCAGCGGTAAAAGAGTTTATTGATGCTTTGCCCGAGAGGCCTTTGCCTGTATGTTTTGTACTGGCAAACCATATAAGCCATGAGTTTTTGCCAAACCTGCAAAACATGCTGGACGACCATCCGCATGTCAGTGCGGAAATTATCGATGGCAATAAAACGATAATGCCTGGAAAGTTATATATAGCGCCAATAGAGCACAGAATCTGCTTCAATCCAGAAGGGCGTATCTATGTCGTTGATGAACCGTGGCGTGCGCCTTATGCACCGAATATAAATCAGATGTTCGAGTCAGCGCTTGATATGGAAAAGTTTGAAAAGCTGGCAATCATATTCAGTGGGATGGATGATGATGGCTCTGCAAGTGCTGAGTTATTGGATTCTAAAGAAGTCGAAATCTGGTGCCAGACCCTGGAGAGCTGTGTTCAAGCCTCAATGCCGTTAAGCATGATGCGGACTGGAAAAGTAATTTATAAAGATAACCCGAAGGGACTGGCGACACAGCTGGCCGATTATTTAGATAGTCGAAATTCCGTTGACCAATATGCGTGA